The following proteins are encoded in a genomic region of Nicotiana sylvestris chromosome 4, ASM39365v2, whole genome shotgun sequence:
- the LOC138890088 gene encoding uncharacterized protein — MTNPQDNPGTTPHPTPSYSSTPHPPSMSPKLRLRRVKMLARKTVASGALLKILNEQLKASQTQDFYSNFDSKSYKSATKGEGPGSSDFENAQKYPSKETVEESGKKLGGSGSGEAAEGLVNLSSQGDEPGTSVEETLADLLKKVGASYDPKKRRTPSPKAPSAPKPSNKRKASSPTPTETFLPKGRATRSRVAESSEAVDVEEMEQVHQEKVKTVEVQTPKPKKTKTSSKKSSSVSEAPEPSLAKRTRSAVKSKQVRVSEDEEWSGDKESESDGEQDKLAMFGKRKFLKGSLLKDLVEPGMVRLVDTLAAQGWKDMVL, encoded by the exons ATGACAAACCCACAAGACAATCCTGGAACTACTCCACATCCCACTCCCTCTTATTCATCTACCCCTCATCCACCTAGTATGTCTCCCAAACTCAGGCTAAGAAGAGTAAAAATGCTTGCTCGCAAAACGGTGGCATCTGGTGCTCTCTTAAAGATATTGAATGAGCAATTAAAGGCAAGCCAGACTCAAGATTTTTATTCTAACTTTGATTCTAAGTCATACAAATCTGCTACTAAGGGGGAAGGACCTGGGTCTTCTGACTTTGAGAATGCTCAAAAATACCCTTCTAAG GAAACTGTTGAAGAAAGTGGCAAGAAGTTAGGGGGGAGTGGTTCTGGTGAAGCTGCTGAAGGGTTAGTTAATCTAAGTTCACAAGGAGATGAACCTGGTACATCAGTtgaagagaccctagcagaccttTTGAAAAAGGTAGGTGCaagttatgatccaaagaaaaggagaactccCTCACCAAAAGCCCCTAGTGCTCCTAAACCTTCAAATAAACGAAAGGCTTCGTCCCCAACACCTACTGAAACTTTCTTGCCAaagggaagagccacaagaagcagg gttgcagagtcctcagaagctgttgatgttgaggagatggaacaggtccatcagGAGAAAGTTAAAAcagtggaggttcagacccccaagcccaaaaagactaagacttcttccaagaagtcttcctctgtgtcTGAGGCTCCTGAACCTTCATTGGCCAAGAGGACTAGGTCTGCAGTAAAAAGCAAACAAGTTAGAGTTtctgaagatgaggaatggagtggtgaTAAAGAAAGTGagtctgatggtgaacaagacaagctggctatgtttggcaaaagaaaattTTTGAAGGGAAGCTTGCTGAAAGATTTGGTGGAACCAGGGATGGTTCGTTTGGTTGACACACTAGCTGCTCAaggatggaaggacatggtcctttag